The Deltaproteobacteria bacterium genomic sequence ATCGGCGTATCCTTTCCTGCCTGCGCCAACAGGCAGCCTTTCGTTTTTAGATTCGCGAAAGGGTACGCCTACCTATTTCCTATTTCCACACGCTTTGATCATAGCTCGGCAACCTGTCATTCACTAAGGCATTCCTTCGCCACGCATCTTCTCGAAGATGGATACGACATTCGAACAGTCCAAGAATTACTCGGTCACCGCGACGTCAGCACCACCATGATTTACACTCATGTTTTAAACCGCGGTGGCCGCGGTGTTCAAAGCCCCGCCGATCGGCTTCTGAAGCCTTGACTCGTACTGTAATCGCCCGGAATAGGCTGCGGGCCAATAGTGGAATAGGCGGCCAAATTGGCCGTGTTTACTGCCATGGAAAATGTTGACTTTCAAACTCGAAGCGAGCGATATTACATCACAATGTTACTATTTGTGTTTTGTAATTTCGTCGGAGATAGACGGCGAAAGCGGGAGCGGTCTAAATCGCTCACTTAATAGTTAGGCCTCCGAATGAACGGACTCTGCCAGTCTTGCCGAAGGGAAACCGCTGAAGTTTCCGAACCCTGCGACAACAAGGATGCGCCGTACCTTGTTTGCCGAGGTTGTCATGCGAGACTGCTATCAAGATCGTTGAGGCCTGGAGAGTGGTTCAACTTGGCCGCAACGTATGGCTGGTGGCAGTACCTTCTGCACGATGACTTCTATGATGATGACGGCACCGCATCCCAGCCCGAGGATGTCGTCGAGGCTGCAGAACTACTTCCATGCCCGACCCTGTCGCAGGTCTCGAACGACTGCGAACGTCTACTTGACTACACAACTACGCGTTGGCGCATTGAAGACGAGCTCGCCGCCGCTTGGTGCCAGCTCCCACCTGCGGACGTCCAGCGCGTAGTTGTCCAGAGATTCGTCGGTGCACCCAACTCCGGTGTTCGGTCCGCCTGCCTGGATGTCCTGGCAATTGCACTCAAGTCGTCCGCTGGTGACTTCGTGGCGGAGGTATGGCAGAGGCACAAGGACCTCGTGGACATCAGTTCGCTGTTTCGAGCCACCGCTGCCTGCATGCCGGTGGATCAAGGTTTTCCGCTTGCAACCACGATGGTCGAATCACTTGACGGGCGTGAACGGCGGAACGCTATGGTGGCGCTCAGCTACTTTCAGTCCCCACGAGCTTTGCAGTGGATTGAGCAGCACGCGGCCGAGCCGACGACAGAAGATTGGGGCAACTTGGCAGCGGCCTCCTGCCTGAGTTGGTCTGAGGTGCGGTCGTGGCTCGCGCACGGTCGTCCCCTCAGTCTGATTGCGATTGATGCTTTACGCGCGATAGCGGACCCCAGGACGCCCCTACTTCGCGCAACGTCTCCAGCGCTACTGACACCGCCCCCGCAGGATGACTTCTTACGCGCACTTGCGGCTTACGAAGAGCAAGATCCGGTTCCCCGCGTCCGGCAGCGGATCGAATTCCTTCGGGCAGCAGGGCACAAGCTGTGCGCGGAGGCCTAACCCCTCGCTCAAGCTGACCCGCTACGGCAGGCTTTGTAAGCCCGGCCTGAGGTACTCTGTACATTTTCTCAGTCCGGGCTTACAAAGCCTGCCTCCGCGGGCAGCTTAGCTCGAACGTTAGCCCGCACACATGAGGGCTCTTGCTGCGTTCCCGAACTGCCTTGAACGCATGTCGGTGGTAGAGCGCGGTTTCGACGGATTGTGGTCCTGTATTTATTGCGAAGGCATTGGGCTCCCCCCGCTACGACGCGTCAGCGGTTGTGCGAACGCGTCCTTGTTGCTATGACACTCTCTTCGGTTCATTTGCGCGCCAGTTACACCCGGAGTATGACATGTCGTCGATATGGCTGATCGTATCCATGCTGCTTGGGTGCCAAGTTTGTTCGATACCGCTGACCAAAGCGGTCGCGACGCTCATCGCGCCCGCCGCGCACGCTGCGTCAACCGTTCCGGTCGTCCGTCAGTCGGGCTCTTCCTCGCCCAGGCTCACCTTCATCCCGGGCTCCACGCAGAAAGTGGAGCAGCTCATCGGGGATGTTGACCGCGAGACGAAGCGCCCCACCCTGAGCCGCACCGAGGAGCGCTTCGGCATCATCGGCACCGACCTCGGCTACTCCTTCGAGCACGAGGGCAAGCTGTTCTTCCTGTTCGGCGACACGATCGCCCGGGGCGGCACCGGCGATTCCATCGCGACCACCACCGCCCAGTCCGGCGAGGGCGGCGTGCGCCTCGACTTCGTCACCGGGGCCGACGGGCAGTGGCTTAAGGTGCGCCCGCCCGGCGTGAGCATGGAGACGAATGAGGTCCCGCTTGCTGGCCTGTCGATCGGCGGCCGGATCTATATGATGGTCAGGACGAATCGCACGGCGGGAGCATCCACGGGATCGGACATATCGAAGCTCGTCAGGTTCGACGAGCAGGCCCGCCGATTCGAGTTGCTCCGCGATGTCTCGCGCCTACCGCTCGGCCGCTTCATCCAGGTCAGCCTCTACCACGCGACCACCCCGGTCGCCGGACTCCCGAGTCAGGGCCCCGCGGTGCTGATGTGGGGGAACGGGGCCTATCGCAAAAGCAACGCGTACCTCGCGGTCACCCCCACGCAGAACTGGGTGACCGGCGAGGGGACGCGCTACTTCGCTGGCCTCGACGCGGCCGGCGAGCCGACTTGGGCCGCCGACGAGTCGCACGCGGCCCCGTTGTTCGAGCAACCGGTGATTGGCGACCACTCGGTGACGTATGTGCCGCAGGTGGGCCTATGGCTCATGCTCTATGACGCATGGCCCGGAAGACCCGACAGGCCGGACGCCGGCGTGCAGCTCCGGACTTCGATGACTCCCTGGGGACCGTGGAGCGCGCCCGAGCAGGTCCTGAGACCGGTCGACGCGGCGAAGGGCAGGCTCATGCACATGGCGAACACCGACGATGGGCTTGAATGGCCGCTGAAGAAGTTCAATGGCATGAGCCGAAGGTCGGAGCAGGGCGCCATCTACGCCCCGTACGTGATCGAGCGCTTCACTCGGGTCGAGGGCGACAGGCTGAAGCTGTACTACACCCTGTCGACCTGGAACCCTTACGTCGTCTTGCTGATGCGCTCCGAGTTCAAGGTGCAATGAGCGTTCCGAACATCGTTGAGCTCATCACTGACAGTAGTATGTCTCGCCGATGTCACTTGGTATCCGCCACATTAGCGGAGAAATGCGTTCTAACTTCAGTTCGAGCGGACGCGCCCGCAAGCGGCATCGTGCTTGCGCACATCAGTGGGACCATCGCTTTTGCGAACAGCGTCGCGGCGCGCCGCTCACCCTGAGCGTTCTGCTCAAAGGAGAAAGATGATCACGATCCGTTCAAGTTTGCCGGAGGACGCGGAGGGCATACGGCGGGTTTCTGAATCTGCGACCGCTACGCTCCGAAAGACCTACCGGCCCAATCAGAAGGCGCTGGAGAACCGGAAAAGCTTCTCCTCACAACTCAACCGCCTCGTTGCACTTGTTGACGGAGAGATTGCTGGAACGACCCAATTCTACCGTGACGGGGAAGCCCTCCGTATTATCGGTCTATTTGTCCACCCGGACTACCGGCGTCGAGGGGTCGCAAGGGCAATTGTTGATGAAGTGGTCGAAATCGCCCTGAAGCAAGGAATCGATCTGCTCGTAACTCGAACAGTCAAAGAGACGGGGAACGTTCCGATTTTCGAGAAGATGGGATTTGACGTGATGTCTGTCCACGCGGATGAGTACTCGGAGAGCGATGAATTCCGGCAATTGTCAGAGGTTGATTTGCAGAAGAAGATAACATGAGAAAGCAGAACCAGCACCTGCACTTTACCGGCGTTGACCGCGCCGGAAAGTGAGGTGCGCCGTTAGGCGACGCGACCGTGTTTCCCGACAACGTGCTTTTGCCCCCTATCTTGTGAGATAGTCCCTCAGTGGCATTTTAATATCAGTTTGAGTGGGACCTGGTGAAAGCCCGGCAAAATGCGCGAAAACATCGCGTCACCTTTGAACGTGGCGCCACGGTGTTTAAGGATCCAAACGCGTTGTCCTTGTTTGATGACGAGAAGCAATATCAGAGGAAGTAACTATGAGACGGGGGTACGATTTTTCGAAAGCCGTTCCGGGAAGAGTTTTACCCCAAAGGCGCAGAACTGCGGCTGTCCATTTATTCGAACAAGATCGGTAGAGCGATAAGCGTTGGGATGCGTGGTTTTGGAAATATCGTTTCCTAACCGCGCTGTTGGCACCGATGACGCCTAACCGCTTCAGCGAACGGCGCTCCGTGCCGGCGCTGGGCTTTGTCGTTCTCATTAAAAATAAGTGAGTGTTCAATGACACCGCTATTTAAGAAGCTCAACCTCGGTGACAACAAGACTATTCTCGTCCTCAATGCACCGGACTCATTTGAAATAGAACTATCGCAGATTTCCGGAGTGACCATTCAACGGAAAGTGTCGTCAACGTCGGCCTTCGCGCTCGGTTTCGCCATGACTCGGGAGCAGCTCGACCGAGTTTCGGCAACGCTTGTGAAGGTGTCTAAGGGCGACGCTATCGTGTGGGTCGCATACCTGAAAGCAACGTCGAAGCGCTACGCCGGCGAATTCAATCGGGACAACGGCTGGACCGTTCTCGGCAACGCTGGTTTTGAACCCGTGCGCCAGGTGTCGATTGACGCGGATTGGACGGCGCTTCGCTTCCGCAGGACGGCGCACATCAAGTCCTTCACTCGCAGCAATGCGATGGCCATATCGGCCGAAGGAAAACGCCGAACCAGGCGGTGAACTGGAGCCGCCTATTTGAAGTCCCTGAAGACGGACAGATGAAATTCACAAAGGCAATGTAGGATTCTGAACTAAACACCCCAAGTAGAATACCGCATGATCGGGATGTTCACATGAACAAACAAAGTCGACATAGAAGAATGCGCGCCAATGGAACCCAACAAAATCGCCACCGCTCTGCGCCGCTACGCGATGAACGGCTTTCAGAGCGCTTCGACGTGGCGGGCGATGTGCGCGCGCATGGCCTGATCGGGCAGCGCTCCGAAACCAGCCTGCATATTGTCGCGCAGATGCGCCACTTTGCTGGTTGCCGGAATCGCGCAGGTCACCGCGGGATGAGAAATCGCAAACTTAAGCAGCAATTGCGCCCAGCTTGAGCAATCGACTTGCGCGGCAAAACTCGGCAGCGGATAAGGCAACACCCGCTTGATCAAACCGCCGCCGCCAAAGGGACGATTGACCAGCACGGCGATTTTTCGCTCTGCCGCCAAGGCGAGCAGTCTTTTCTCCGCGCTGCGCTCGGCGATCGAATAGTTCAGCTGGACGAAATCGAGTGGCTCCGCTTTCATCACGCGTTCCAAGTCACCGTAGCCGCTCTCGGTGTAATGGGTCACGCCGATGTAGCGAAGCTTTCCTGGCTCTTTCCAACTGCGCAGCGTCGCAAGATGGGTGCGCCAATCGACGAGGTTGTGCACCTGCAATAAATCCATCCGCGGGGTGCGCAAACGGCGAAACGATTCTTCCATTTGGCGGATGCCGGGCTCACGCCCCTGCGTCCACACCTTGGTGGCGAAAAATATCTTGGCCGTAAGCGTAGCCTCGGCAATCAGGTCGCCGGCAACGCTTTCGGACCGACCATACATGGGCGACGAGTCGATGACGCTGCCGCCGTAGGCCGCGAATTCGCGCAGCACCGCACGCAGCGGCGCGCGCTCCGACTCCCCGCCAACGTCGAAGGTCTGCCAAGTGCCCAGACCGATCACCGGCAGAGTCTCGCCGCTCTGCGGTATGACTCGACGAATCATCGGCGTTGTGGTGGCAGCCATGGCGCTAGCGCATTTCATATAAAGCCCACTCGCCAAAAACGCGCGCAGCAGTTGACGTCGCGTCATAGCGTCTGTTCAGTTAAGCGCTTCGTCAATGCTCCAAACCCCGGCGCCGCGCGTCGCGATGTACAAAAACACAATACAATAGAGCACCGCCGCGACGCCTTTATTTTCCAGCGGCCAAAAACCTGCGGGGAAATGACCGATGAAGTAGGCCGCCGCCATCAGGCCGCTAGCGACGAAAGCTGCGTAGCCGGCCCAGAGCCCTAACGTAAGCAGCACACCAGCCACCAGCTCGATGGCACCGGCGACGCCAATCAGAGACGCCAACGCCGTCGCGCTGCCCTTGCCATCGATGCCGCCGAACCAGCCGAAGATTTTCTGCGCGCCATGGCAGAAGAACAACGCGCCGAGCACGATGCGCATGAGCGCATAGGCGTAGTCGCTATAAACGCCGAGAATTTTTTCCACGATCCCCTCCGCTCGCTGCTGGTTGACCTAGAAGCCGATGCCGACACCGACGGAGACGCCGCGCCGCAGCCGGCGGTCCCGGTCGTTCAGAAAGCGCTGTTCCTCGCGCCGTACCCGCTCGATCTCTTCTTCGATTTCTTTGCCGACCCATTCACCGTTGGTGAAGAGCGTCGGCAGATCGAAATCTCTGCCTTCGATCAACTGCAAGGTTTTCGCGATTTCGTTGCGAATCTGGCCTGTCGGGTCCCAGTAGCCCAGCGTCAAACGATGTGCAGCGGTGTATTCGATCCAATCGTAAAGGCCGCGCAAACCCACGGCCATCTCTTTGGCGCCGCGGTCCCGCTCAGCTGCGCGCGCCAATGTTAACCCGAGATAGAGACGCGCCATGGGATCTTGCGCATCGAGGACGAGCGCTCGCTCCAGCGATTGCCGCGCTTCCGCAAATCTGCCGGTGAGATATTGGCTGCGCCCCAAATAGGTCAGAACCCCTTGGCGAAACAGCGAATAGGTCGCAACGTAGCTCGGGTCTTGCGCTGCGGCTTGGGCGAAATAACCGAGCGCCGCTTCGGGATGATGGGTGAGCAAAGCTTGTCTGCCCGACTGGACTTGACCGGCGAGTCGGTAGGCTGCGCAGCCGGTCACCCAACCTGCGAGCAACAAGAGCGCCCCCGAGCGCGAGACTCTCATGTCAAAAGGCTAGAATTCACAACCGCCACTGTCAAGCATGGCAGCGTCGATGGCTACGATGGCCGACCCCCACGACAATCTGAACAAATGGCTTTGCCGATCGCGGCAGGAGACGCGCCAAAACCCATCCGCAAAAATATTGCGCGTCAACCTTGTGCGCCGTTCCATTGGTAAAAATATTTCGCTTGCGGCCCACGAGAAAGCGTCAAGATTTTGACCGTTTTTTTCCTTGCATCGACGGAACCGATCAAGTAGCCTGCCCGGACTCCAATCAAATGGTGCTCTATGTTTTTCAACGCAGCTATTGTTCTGCTGGGAATTCTTTTGTCTCTTGTGACCGGTTGCGTGCCGGCGCCCTTCCAGGCGCCGCCGCGCCCGGTTGCCGTCGTGCAACCTTTGCCCGCCGCCCCCGCGCCACCACCGCCGTTTACGCTCTCCGCAGAATTTCAAGCACTGGCGGAAGTTCAAGACGAACTGGACGATGAAGCCGCCAATGGCCTGGTTTGGCCCGCTGGCATGTTCGCTGCCGCGGTAAAGAAAGAACCGGAGAAGCCGGCCCAAGCCGCCAAACCCATCGACGATTCACCCACGGCTTTGCAAAGGGTTTCCGGACCGCTCGCCGACGACCGGCTGTTGGACCTGCTGGAGAAAGATCTTGACAAAGCGGTCAGCCAAGCGCCCGAGCGGCGCCGCTTGCAGCTCTCCAAAGCGGTGACCGACGACCCAAAGGTGCGCCACTACGTTACGCTGTTTTCAAAAACCACTCGTCCCTACTTTGCTCAGCTTTTGGCGCGCTCCGGGAAATATATGCCGATGATCGTGAAAACTTTGCGCGAAGCGGGACTGCCAGACGAGATGGGTTATCTGGCCCTGATCGAAAGCGCGTTTATCCCGCACGCGAAATCGCCGGCAGGCGCCGCGGGTTTGTGGCAGTTCGTGCCCGACACGGCGCGGATCTATGGGCTGCGCATCGACTCATGGGTCGACGAGCGTTTCGACCCGGCCAAATCGACACGCGCCGCAGCCTCCTACTTGAAAGATCTACACGAACGTTACGGCCGTTGGTTCTTCGCCACGGCGGCGTACAATTCCGGCCCCTCCATTCTCGACAACGCTCTGCAAAGAACCAAGAATCAAGATTTCCAGAGTCTCGGCGTCAATCGCCGGCTGAGCGCTGAGACGCGCAACTTCGTCCCGAAATTCGTCGCCGCGGCGCTCATCGCCACCGATCCGCGCAAATATGGCTTCGAGCAGCTGCGCTATGAAACGCCGTTGGAGTACGATGAGGTCGAAGTACGCGAGCCGATGAAATTGGAAACCATCGCGGCCATGACTGGCAGTGACCTCCGTTTGTTGACAGAGCTCAATCCCGCCTTGCTGCGCGGCCAGACGCCGCCGGGCGAACGCAACTACCGCGTCAAGATACCCGAAGGACGCAGCCTGATGTTAGCCAAAGCGATGGCGCCCAAGAAAGAAATCAGAGAAACCGTCGAACCGCCCAAAGAACCTAAGGAGACTAAGGATCAGCCTGAAACTGAAGTGATCACCTACGAGGTCAAACGCGGCGAGACACTCTATTCCATAGCACGCCGTTACGGTCAAACTGTGCGGAGCCTGATGGCGCTCAACGGCCTAACCAGCGCTAAAGTGCGCGCTGGCCAGCAGCTGAGAATCTTAGTCGACACGCTACGCGGCGCGCTGCGTTAGCTTGGGCGACGCTATTTTCGCTTGCTCATCGGCACGAAGTCACGCGGCGCAGCGCCAAGGTAGAGTTGTTTCGGCCTAGCAAGTTTTTGTTCAGGATCGGTGAGCATCTCTTCCCACTGGGCAATCCAACCGGAGGTGCGCGGAATCGCAAACAGCACCGGGAACATATCCATCGGCAGGCCCATCGATTGGTAGATCAAGCCGGAATAGAAGTCGACGTTCGGATAGAGTTTGCGCTTGATGAAATAGTCATCGGACAGCGCGATTCGTTCCAACTCGAGGGCGATGTCGAGTAACGGGTTGCGCCCGGTGACTTCAAAAACTTCGTCGGCGGTCTTTTTGATGATTTTCGCGCGCGGGTCGTAGTTCTTATACACCCGGTGGCCAAAGCCCATCAGCCGCCCATCGCCGCCTTTCACTTTCTTGATGAAATCGGGGACCTTATCCTTCGAGCCGATCTCCATCAGCATGCGCAGCACGGCTTCGTTGGCACCGCCATGCAGCGGGCCGTAAAGTGCGGCGGCGGCGCCCGCCACTGCTGAATAGGGATCGGGCTGGGAGCTGCCGATGCCGCGCATCGCATTGGTGCTGCAGTTTTGCTCGTGATCGGCGTGCAAAATAAACAGCAGGTCCAGTGCTTTTTCCAAGACCGCATTGGGTTTGTACTTTAACTCAGTCATCTTGAACAACATGTTCAAGAAGTTGCCGGTATAGCTCAGGTCGTTGTCCGGGTATGCGTACGGCTGCCCAAGGCTGTGCCGATAGGCGAACGCCGCCAAAGTCGGCATCTTGCTGATCAAGCGATAGGTCTGCATGCGCCGATTACCGGCATCGAAAATTTTCTTGGCGTCGGGATAAAACGTCGACAGCGCGCCCACGGTGCTGACGAGAATGCCCATGGGATGAGCGTCGTGATGGAAGCCGTCGATGAGTTTCTTGATATTCTCATGGATAATCGAGTGAAAAGTCACGTTGTGACTGAAGTCTGCCAGCTGTTTTTCGTTGGGCAACTCACCATTGAGAATCAAATACGCGGTCTCTAAATAGGTGCTTTGTTCGGCGATCTGCTCGATCGGATAGCCTCGGTAGCGCAGGATTCCCTTATCGCCATCTATATAAGTAATGCGGCTCTGGCACGAAGCAGTGTTCATGAACCCCGGGTCGTACACCACCAGCCCATCGTCCTCAGTGACCTTGATTTGGAACAAATCCGTCGCCTTCACGGCGCCATGTTTGATCGGAACTTCGTATGTCTTACCGGTCCGGTTGTCCGTAATGGTCAATGTCTCTGAGGCCATTTGTGGTTACCTTTCGGGTTTCGTCAGATTCTATTTAGACCATCCCTATCCGCCGGTCAACCGAGTGCTTTACGGCGCCAAAGACCATTGGACACCCCAACGCGGCGCTTGTTTGGCCAGACAAACCAAAGTAGCCGGTGCGAAGTCGACCACGATGCGTTCGGCGTTGCCCTTGACGAGCAACCCCACGATCCGGTTCATGAAGGGCAGATGGCCCACCAACATGATCGAGTCCGTGGCGAGCTCCAACATGGCAGCGGTTCCCGCCGGATCGGCCATCGGCTGGAGACCGTCCATTGGTGCCATGCCCCGGGCTGGGCGCAGCTGTTCGCTCATGATCTCGGCGGTTTGGCGGGCGCGCAGTATGCCGGAATGGTAAATGACCGCCGGCTGCACACCCTTTGCCGCGGCCTGCTGCGCCAGCCGTGCCACCTGAACCCGACCCATTTCGCTGAGCGGTCGCTCAACATCGACCAGCTCGGAAACCGCATCCCCATGCCTGACAAGATAGAAATCTACCACCGTAGCATCCTTGCTGTGGTATCCCGAAACCTGCCGGCCGATGGCCAACGCAGCGGGACGTTGCTCTTGAAAGTGGCCCGGCCGCACACACTGCTGCACGCGAAAAATCGGTTGCAAAATGTTTTTGTTGATATAGTATGCGACCGTCTTAGTTTCAATCCGATTTTCCCAACGTGATCGAATTTCGCAACCTCAACAAATGGTTTGGCGCGCTTCAGGTGTTGAAAAACGTCAACCTAACCATCGCCGGCGGCGAAGTCGTCGTGGTTTGCGGCCCCAGCGGCAGCGGCAAGAGTACGCTGATCCGCTGCATCAACCGTCTTGAGCCTTTCCAGTCCGGCGAGTTGATCGTCGACGGCATGTCGCTCACCGATGCCAATCTCGACGCTGCCAAGCTGCGCACCAACGTCGGCATGGTGTTTCAATCGTTCAATCTCTATCCGCACATGACCGTGCTGCGCAACATCACCCTGGCACCGGTCAAGGTCAAAAAAATCGCCGATGGCGAAGCCGAAAAAATCGCCCGCCAGCTGCTCGAACGGGTGGGCATTCCCGACAAAGCCGACGTCTATCCGGCCAATCTCTCCGGCGGCCAACAGCAGCGCGTCGCCATCGCCCGCGCCCTGGCGATGAAGCCTAAAGTCATGCTTTTCGACGAGCCGACCTCGGCGCTCGATCCGGAAATGATCAACGAAGTGCTCGAAGTGATGACCGACCTGGCGCGCGACGGCATGACGATGATCGTCGTCACCCACGAGATGGGCTTTGCCCGCCGGGTTTCTCACCGGGTGGTTTTCATGGATGGTGGACAGGTGATCGAAGAAGCCGCGCCGGAGCAGTTTTTCGCGGCGCCGGAGTCGGAGCGAGCCAAACAGTTTCTCAGCAAAATACTTTCACACTAAGGAGATCGCGGATGAAAAATTTTATCTGGCTCTGTGCCGTCATCGTAGCGCTGGCTGCCGGCGCGACTAGTGCGCGCGGTCAATCGACCTTGGAGAAAATCGACAAGAGCGGCGTCCTCGTCATCGGCACGCGCACCGGTTCGCCGCCGTTTGCCTACGTCAACAAGAATAACGAATGGGTCGGCTTCTCCATCGACTTGGTCGAACAGGCGATCATTCCGGTGTTGAACAAGAAGCTCAACAAGACCATAAAAGTCGAAAAGAAAGAATCGGCGCCGGCGACGCGCATTCCGCTGCTAACCTCGAACGCCGTCGATTTGATCGCTGAAACCATGACCGATACACAGGCGCGCCGCGACAGCGTCGATTTCAGCATCACCTTCTTCGCCACCGGCGCGCAGTTTCTGGTGCGAAAAGGCAGCCCGATCAAAGGCATTCAAACCATCGCCAACCGGCGCATCGCGGCACAGCAGGGCTCGACCAACGCCAAGATCGTCCGCGAGCGCGTGCCCAACGCCAAGCTCGTCGAATTCCCCGATCAGCCCGCTGCGTTTCAAGCGCTGGCACAAAAGCAAGTCGATGCTTATACCAACGACGGCATTCAGCTCGCCGGCCTGAGAGCCAAAGCGCCCAAGCCCGACGAGTGGGCCGTGGTCGGTGAATTTTTTTCCTATGAACCCTATGGCATGGCGATGCGCAGGAACGACTCGGACTTTCGCCAGGTCGTCAACGTCGGTCTGATGGACGCCATCTCTTCCGGTTTATACTTGACCATCTACGACAAATGGTTCGGCATCAAGGGCGAAGTGCCCTATTTGCTGGCACCGGAAACTAAACGGTTCCTAGAGATGCAGGTGGTGCCGAAATAGAACGAGGCAAGAGGCAACAGGCATTAGGCAATAGTTTCGGATTCCGAACTGTGTCTATTGCCTCTTGCCTAATGCCGATTGCCTGTGAACTACCAATTCAACTGGAGCGTGCTGTGGAGCGGCCAGACCGGCGGCTGGCTGCTCCAGGGGCTCCTTACCACTTTACAGATATCGCTGCTCGGTTGGCTCCTCGCGGTCGCGCTCGGCATCGTCTCTGGTGCGCTGCGCACGGTGCCCTTTCCTCCACTGCGCTGGTTGGCCACCTTCTACGTTGAGTTTTTCCGCAATGTGCCGCTCTTGGTCTGGATGTTTTTTTGGTACTTCGGCGTGCCGCCGCTGCTGCCTGAAGCGGTGCGCAATTGGCTCTTCGATCATGGCGTCGAGTTTTGGGCCGGCCTTTGCGCTCTCGGCGTCTATCACGGCGCGCGTTTCTCCGAGGTGATCCGCAGCGGTATCCAGTCGATTCCGAAGACCCAATTCGAAGCCGCCATCTCCACCGGACTGACGGTGGCGCAGTCCTATCGCTTGATCATCATTCCGATCGCGCTGCGCTTGATCGTGCCGCCGGCGACCAATGAATCGCTGAATCTCCTCAAGAACTCTTCGGTGGCACTGACCATCGGCGTTGCCGAACTGACTTTTCAAACACGTCAAATCGAAACCTACACCGCCAAAGCCTTTGAAGCGCTGGCGGCCGGCACGATTGTTTATCTCATTCTATGTCTGAGCATCGCGGCGCTGATGGCGCGCGTCGAAAAACGCTTCGCGATTCCCGGCATGATCGCCCAGGGCACGGGCGACTGACATGGACCTGCAGGTCATCACCAACAATTTTGCCTTCTTGATGCAGCAGGGCTTTTTCGGCATTGGCAACTTCGTCGGCGGCACGCTGCGCTTGGCCGTGCCGGCGATGGTCCTCGGCTTTTTGTTGGGCATCTTGATCGGCCTGGCGCGTTTATCGCGCTTGCGTTGGCTGCGTTGGTCGGCAACCGTTTACGTCGAATTTTTCCGCGGCGTGCCGTTGGTGATGGTGATCTTTTGGTTCTGGTTCATCATTCCGAACCTGCTCGGCAAATCGCTGCCGGAGTACAGCGTCGCGCTCACTGCGTTTGTTATCTTTGAAGCTGCTTATCTGGGCGAGATTATTCGCGCCGGTATTCAGTCCGTGCCCAAGGGCCAGGTCGAAGCCGCGACCGCGACGGGTTTGGCGCGCGCGCAGATGATGCGCTGGGTGATTTTGCCGCAGGCGTTGCGCAACATGCTGCCGGCGCTGGTGACGCAATTTATTGTCCTATTGAAAGATACCTCCCTCGCCTCGATCATCGGCTACGTCGACTTGACCAAAGCCGCGCAGATCGTCAACAACCGCGAAATCCGCCCCTTCGAGCTTTACCTCTTCATAGCGGTCATCTACTGGCTCTGCAGCTACGCGATGTCGAGCTACGCGCGCCATTTGGAAAAAAACCTGGCGCGAAGCTGAGATACTTCCGCCTCCGGGTTCCTAACCCGAACTATTCACGCCACGCGACACTGTGTAGGAGCGAAGGCCAAGCCGCCTTGTAGGGGCGACCGGCTGGTCGCCCTGTTCTG encodes the following:
- a CDS encoding amino acid ABC transporter permease, with protein sequence MPVNYQFNWSVLWSGQTGGWLLQGLLTTLQISLLGWLLAVALGIVSGALRTVPFPPLRWLATFYVEFFRNVPLLVWMFFWYFGVPPLLPEAVRNWLFDHGVEFWAGLCALGVYHGARFSEVIRSGIQSIPKTQFEAAISTGLTVAQSYRLIIIPIALRLIVPPATNESLNLLKNSSVALTIGVAELTFQTRQIETYTAKAFEALAAGTIVYLILCLSIAALMARVEKRFAIPGMIAQGTGD
- the sixA gene encoding phosphohistidine phosphatase SixA produces the protein MRSRWENRIETKTVAYYINKNILQPIFRVQQCVRPGHFQEQRPAALAIGRQVSGYHSKDATVVDFYLVRHGDAVSELVDVERPLSEMGRVQVARLAQQAAAKGVQPAVIYHSGILRARQTAEIMSEQLRPARGMAPMDGLQPMADPAGTAAMLELATDSIMLVGHLPFMNRIVGLLVKGNAERIVVDFAPATLVCLAKQAPRWGVQWSLAP
- a CDS encoding transporter substrate-binding domain-containing protein encodes the protein MKNFIWLCAVIVALAAGATSARGQSTLEKIDKSGVLVIGTRTGSPPFAYVNKNNEWVGFSIDLVEQAIIPVLNKKLNKTIKVEKKESAPATRIPLLTSNAVDLIAETMTDTQARRDSVDFSITFFATGAQFLVRKGSPIKGIQTIANRRIAAQQGSTNAKIVRERVPNAKLVEFPDQPAAFQALAQKQVDAYTNDGIQLAGLRAKAPKPDEWAVVGEFFSYEPYGMAMRRNDSDFRQVVNVGLMDAISSGLYLTIYDKWFGIKGEVPYLLAPETKRFLEMQVVPK
- a CDS encoding amino acid ABC transporter ATP-binding protein, translated to MIEFRNLNKWFGALQVLKNVNLTIAGGEVVVVCGPSGSGKSTLIRCINRLEPFQSGELIVDGMSLTDANLDAAKLRTNVGMVFQSFNLYPHMTVLRNITLAPVKVKKIADGEAEKIARQLLERVGIPDKADVYPANLSGGQQQRVAIARALAMKPKVMLFDEPTSALDPEMINEVLEVMTDLARDGMTMIVVTHEMGFARRVSHRVVFMDGGQVIEEAAPEQFFAAPESERAKQFLSKILSH
- a CDS encoding amino acid ABC transporter permease, with amino-acid sequence MDLQVITNNFAFLMQQGFFGIGNFVGGTLRLAVPAMVLGFLLGILIGLARLSRLRWLRWSATVYVEFFRGVPLVMVIFWFWFIIPNLLGKSLPEYSVALTAFVIFEAAYLGEIIRAGIQSVPKGQVEAATATGLARAQMMRWVILPQALRNMLPALVTQFIVLLKDTSLASIIGYVDLTKAAQIVNNREIRPFELYLFIAVIYWLCSYAMSSYARHLEKNLARS